A stretch of Malassezia japonica chromosome 6, complete sequence DNA encodes these proteins:
- a CDS encoding diphosphoinositol-polyphosphate diphosphatase (EggNog:ENOG503P9FB; BUSCO:EOG09265BJ3; COG:T), with amino-acid sequence MGASKPATPRHVAIAVAVQSDKPDLSDAKVCIVSSRKHKHAFVLPKGGVESGESAREAAQRELWEEAGVRAPLPVPAWVPVSGAELSLRDTKAHAKSPTADANDAAFVPSTVYTVHEFQVTSDAAAAHWLESDERTREFVPWQEARARVAWRRGMADALDRAYFVQRTQGI; translated from the coding sequence ATGGGAGCCAGCAAGCCGGCGACGCCCCGGCACGTCGCGATCGCGGTCGCGGTGCAGTCCGACAAGCCGGACCTGAGCGATGCAAAAGTGTGTATTGTCTCCTCGCGCAAGCATAAGCACGCCTTTGTCCTGCCCAAAGGGGGTGTAGAATCGGGCGAATCGgcacgcgaggcggcgcagcgcgagctgtgGGAAGAggcgggcgtgcgtgcgccgctgccggtgccggcgtGGGTGCCTGTGTCTGGTGCAGAGCTTTCGCTGCGCGATACGAAAGCGCACGCCAAGTCGCCGACCGCCGACGCAAACGACGCGGCGTTTGTCCCGTCGACTGTCTACACCGTGCACGAGTTTCAGGTGACGtccgacgcggccgcggcgcactggcTCGAGtccgacgagcgcacgcgcgagtTTGTGCCGTGGCAggaagcgcgtgcgcgtgttgcgtggcgccgcggcatggccgacgcgctggaccGCGCCTACTttgtgcagcgcacgcagggCATTTAG
- a CDS encoding uncharacterized protein (EggNog:ENOG503PMA2): MSQVQQEREAQERPDGTDRSPINFGDLPFSVTEKYVIQNGLEEQYPPRALVQDPRTTGVPDADADADADPIVDLADETGNALRTRSAVNGRKDDGAEDDQYFDKEDAHDRLAAAASEHLAAVPPPKESDVIVGFLYRCRAGDSVLKIV; this comes from the exons ATGAGCCAGGTGCAGCAGGaacgcgaggcgcaggagcggc CCGACGGCACCGACCGCTCGCCGATCAACTTTGGCGATCTCCCGTTCAGCGTAACGGAGAAATACGTGATCCAGAACgggctcgaggagcagtatccgccgcgcgccctCGTGCAGGACCCACGCACGACCGGCGTCCCGGACGCGGACGCGGACGCGGACGCGGACCCGATTGTGGACCTCGCTGACGAGACGGgcaatgcgctgcgcacgcgctcggcggtgaACGGGCGCAAAGACGACGGCGCAGAGGACGATCAGTACTTTGATAAGGAGGACGCGcacgaccgcctcgcggccgccgcgagcgagcacctcgcggcggtgccgccgccgaaggAGAGCGACGTGATCGTTGGATTCCTCTACCGCTGCCGCGCGGGCGACTCGGTACTGAAAATTGTCTAA
- the rpl8 gene encoding 60S ribosomal protein L8 (EggNog:ENOG503NUET; COG:J) produces MIRSSKKPAAAPYSKGNANKAPSNPLFEKHSKSFGIGQDIQPKRDLTRFVKWPEYVRLQRQRVILNQRLKVPPAIAQFSNTLDKNTATALFKLMNKYRPESKQEKKARLDAVAKEIAAGNKVDPKADGKKPLFVKYGLNHAVALIEAKKANLVVIADDVDPIELVVFLPALCRKMGIPYVIVKSSSRLGAVVHLKRTAVAVIQDVRSEDERELADLVSAAKANYLDKYDEARRHWGGGIRGNKSIEKLRKREKAAGRNVVTEN; encoded by the exons ATGAtcc GATCTTCCAAGAagcccgcggcggcgccctACAGCAAGGGCAACGCCAACAAGGCTCCCTCGAACCCGCTCTTTGAGAAGCACTCGAAGAGCTTCGGTATCG GCCAGGACATCCAGCCCAAGCGTGACCTGACCCGCTTCGTCAAGTGGCCCGAGTATGttcgcctgcagcgccagcgcgtcATCCTCAACCAGCGCCTCAAGGTTCCTCCGGCGATTGCCCAGTTCTCCAACACCCTGGACAAGAACACCGCGACGGCCCTGTTCAAGCTCATGAACAAGTACCGCCCGGAGTCGAAGCAGGAGAAGAAGgcccgcctcgacgcggtcgccAAGGAGATTGCTGCCGGCAACAAGGTGGACCCCAAGGCGGATGGCAAGAAGCCTCTTTTCGTCAAGTACGGTCTGAACCACGCTGTGGCGCTCATTGAGGCCAAGAAGGCCAACCTCGTGGTGAttgccgacgacgtcgacccCATTGAGCTGGTCGTCTTCCTCCCGGCCCTCTGCCGCAAGATGGGTATCCCCTACGTCATTGTCAAGTCGAGCTCGCGTCTCGGTGCCGTTGTGCACCTCAAGCGCACTGCCGTCGCCGTCATCCAGGACGTCCGCTCCGAGGatgagcgcgagctcgctgACCTCGTGTCGGCCGCCAAGGCCAACTACCTCGACAAGTACGACGAGGCCCGCCGCCACTGGGGTGGTGGTATTCGTGGCAACAAGTCTATCGAGAAGCTCCGTAAGCGCGAGAAGGCCGCTGGCCGCAACGTGGTTACCGAGAACTAA
- the PFA3 gene encoding protein S-acyltransferase (SECRETED:SignalP(1-24); EggNog:ENOG503NZ5J; TransMembrane:3 (n9-20c24/25o40-59i131-153o173-197i); COG:S), translating to MSWLGRGSASVVVVLLLYAVGALSLDVVVPVWKGSVAQVGVRVLVAVALGGMSAWSYLVTGLRTSQRRGEVEAPNAYRTVKRSTGTRRWCSKCNAPKPDRCHHCRKCGTCILRMDHHCPWIMDSCIGLRNYHAFLLFLWYTTGLSVYTLYTLVSAFVRLLERDDEDIALPISWILLAALALIVGMALLPFFIFHVYLTSVNKTTLEYMEGMERVGEENQARDSAPPSSRQRLANLLTREADDEAHEALLPTTSASQLTPAQGQALRKAASRHNLYHVGIAANWRQVLGRSAWLWWAPVETPVCDGVHYRVNNESWVALQGALRAA from the coding sequence ATGTCGTGGCTCGGCAGAGggtcggcgtcggtcgtggtggtgctgctgctgtatgcggtcggcgcgctctcgcTGGACGTGGTCGTGCCGGTGTGGAAAGGGAGTGTGGCGcaggtcggcgtgcgcgtgcttgtcgcggtcgcgctcggcggaATGAGCGCGTGGTCGTACCTCGTCACCGGCCTGCGGACGTCGCAGCGGCGgggcgaggtcgaggcgccgaaTGCCTACCGCACGGTGAAGCGGTCGaccggcacgcggcgctggtgcaGCAAGTGCAATGCGCCCAAGCCGGACCGGTGCCACCACTGCCGCAAATGCGGGACGTGCATTCTGCGGATGGACCACCACTGCCCGTGGATTATGGACTCGTGCATCGGGCTGCGCAACTACCATGCGTTCCTCTTGTTTCTGTGGTACACAACGGGGCTGTCGGTCTATACGCTCTATACGCTCGTGTCCGCGTttgtgcgcctgctcgagagggacgacgaggacatTGCGCTGCCCATCTCGTGGAtcctcctcgcggcgcttgcgctgatCGTCGGcatggcgctgctgccCTTCTTCATCTTTCACGTATACCTCACGAGCGTGAACAAGACCACGCTCGAGTACATGGAAGGCatggagcgcgtcggcgaagAAAACCAGGCACGcgacagcgcgccgccgagctcgcggcagcgcctcgcgaaCCTGCTtacgcgcgaggcggacgacgaggcgcacgaggcgctcctgccgacgacgagcgcgtcgcagctTACGCCTGCACAGGGGCAGGCGCTGCGAaaggcggcgtcgcggcatAACCTGTACCACGTCGGCATCGCCGCCAACTGGCGCCAGGTGCTCGGGCGGAGCGCGTGGCTGTGGTGGGCGCCGGTCGAGACGCCGGTGTGCGACGGGGTACACTATCGTGTGAACAACGAGTCGTGGGTCGCGCTGCAAGGCGCCTTGCGGGCGGCGTAG
- a CDS encoding uncharacterized protein (EggNog:ENOG503NU2H; COG:S; SECRETED:SignalP(1-23)), producing MRLSGTFVALAVALSTAPHFAQANLANDAAGVLSHCTGLNFGTWDEPSLRSYLLERGIVSPSSPQEKLAQIAKKDCDRLASEIASATNSADAEAKKQYSAALSAASSVRSVASSYTSGAYTSAVKGSEQASSSVASAASAAASVTHQAAKDVEKEASRLSAQAVHTTADAAARAQDAIDDAKDYVYSSWNADELKSWLSKHNVVLPQVLQSREDLLKAIKEPFAKESSSHLYDIFSTDYLHKWLVNHGYIDSSFEKNRKELVDLAQRYYYTANSAVYDTWSKADLHKWLVDNHVIKSDYQATRDEYLKLVSEKYTKSQKVLWEGWLDSDLRNYLHEHGFLKTPTEKKRDELIELIQEHASGLSATASEYVSWSDARLRGFLRAHGVAPSQLETDRQHLLRQVRAYYDPGWAANLQNAANAVVDQFKTGVRDFLGVPAQQVYGLNNEKLGSYAAEASKSASSVVASASSLVQSIRDEL from the coding sequence ATGCGTCTCTCTGGAACTTTTGTCGCTCTCGCTGTTGCTCTCAGCACTGCCCCGCATTTCGCTCAGGCGAACCTCGCCAACGACGCTGCCGGCGTGCTTTCGCACTGCACCGGCCTCAACTTTGGCACGTGGGACGAGCCGAGCCTGCGCTCctacctgctcgagcgcggcattGTCTCTCCTTCGTCGCCCCAGGAGAAGCTGGCGCAGATCGCCAAGAAGGACtgcgaccgcctcgcgtcGGAGATTGCCTCGGCGACCAACTCGGCGgatgccgaggccaagaagcagtacagcgccgcgctgagcgccgctagctcggtgcgcagcgtcgcctcgtcctACACGAGTGGCGCCTACACCTCGGCGGTGAAGGGCTCGGAGCaggcctcgtcgtcggtggcctcggccgcctcggccgccgcctcggtcacGCACCAGGCCGCGAAAGACgtcgagaaggaggcgtcgcgcctctcggcgcaggccgtgcacaccacggcggacgccgccgcgcgtgcgcaggacgcCATTGACGATGCCAAGGACTACGTGTACAGCTCGTGGaacgccgacgagctcaagTCGTGGCTCTCGAAGCACAACGTCGTCCTCCCCCAGGTGCTCCAGAGCCGCGAGGACCTGCTCAAGGCCATCAAGGAGCCGTTTGCCAAGGAGTCGTCGTCGCACCTCTACGACATCTTCTCGACGGACTACCTCCACAAGTGGCTCGTGAACCACGGCTACATCGACTCGTCCTTTGAAAAGAaccgcaaggagctcgtgGACCTCGCCCAGCGCTACTACTACACGGCCAACTCGGCGGTGTACGACACCTGGTCCAAGGCCGACCTCCACAAGTGGCTCGTGGACAACCACGTCATCAAGAGCGACTAccaggcgacgcgcgacgagtaCCTCAAGCTCGTCAGCGAGAAGTACACCAAGTCGCAGAAGGTGCTCTGGGAGGGTTGGCTCGACAGCGACCTGCGCAACTACCTGCACGAGCACGGCTTCCTGAAGACGCCCACCGAGAAGAAGCGCGATGAGCTCATCGAGCTCATCCAGGAGCACGCTTCGGGCCtgtcggcgaccgcgagcgagtACGTGAGCTGGTcggacgcgcgcctgcgtggCTTCCTGCGCGCccacggcgtcgcgccgagccagcTCGAGACGGACCGCCAGCACCTGCTCCGCCAGGTGCGCGCCTACTACGACCCCGGCTGGGCGGCGAACCTGCAGAACGCTGCCAACGCGGTGGTCGACCAGTTCAAGACCGGTGTGCGCGACTTCCTCGGCGTGCCTGCCCAGCAGGTCTATGGCCTGAACAATGAGAAGCTCGGCTCGTATGCCGCCGAGGCAAGCAAGAGCGCTTCGAGCgtcgtcgcgagcgcctcgagcctCGTGCAGAGCATCCGCGACGAGCTTTAA
- a CDS encoding uncharacterized protein (EggNog:ENOG503P886; SECRETED:SignalP(1-27); TransMembrane:1 (n11-22c27/28o342-360i)), with product MLFGTRGKMRVFFAVFVVLCCIVVVHSEKIERRDAPLNFSLGPKVGESSADASSAAPASTSDAASAAPSSAAPSRASSSAAPSSSASSAPSAKSGDGAAVSNNASAPAASAPSSAGAQPSSSVDYPSITVPEGPVTSAAFNVMSAPASLAPSNATISANYSQAPAQATAAWTGPLPALMSQMYRGSNESLSNLPKFYWTLANASFSHTQLQQICDQQTHFCATSGCSDGDDTISKNFCDVNKGMATMCTCKTSYSRLPQYQWPVQMQDCLFRLQACTDACNNQRATPFTQRGQCSQACADQIGSSCGKVEQYGATYAVQKPGQTPSYHIVSQAEAQSAGARTHANLALVAVVSALAALWVS from the coding sequence ATGCTGTTTGGCACGCGTGGAAAGATGCGCGTTTTTTTCGCGGTCTTCGTGGTGCTATGCTGCATCGTTGTAGTGCATTCGGAGAAGATtgagcggcgcgatgcgccaCTAAACTTTTCGCTCGGCCCCAAGGTCGgcgagtcgagcgcggacgcgtcgagcgccgcgcctgcgtcgacgagcgacgcggcgagtgccgcgccgtcgagtgccgcgccatcgcgcgcgtcgtcgagcgctgcgccctcctcctcggcgtcgtccgcgccgagtgccaagtcgggcgacggcgcggccgtgTCGAACAAtgcctcggcgcccgccgcgtcTGCGCCGTCGTCTGCGGGTGCGCagccgtcgtcgtcggtggACTACCCCTCGATTACGGTGCCTGAGGGCCCCGTTACCTCGGCCGCCTTTAATGTGATGAGCGCCcctgcgtcgctcgcgccgtcCAACGCAACCATCTCGGCCAACTActcgcaggcgccggcgcaggcgaccgccgcgtggACCGGCCCCCTGCCTGCGCTGATGAGCCAGATGTACCGCGGCTCGAACGAGTCGCTGTCCAACCTGCCCAAGTTCTACTGGACGCTCGCCAACGCCTCGTTTAGCCAtacgcagctgcagcagatCTGCGACCAGCAGACGCACTTTTGCGCGACATCTGGGTGtagcgacggcgacgacaCCATCTCCAAGAACTTTTGCGACGTGAACAAGGGCATGGCGACGATGTGCACCTGCAAGACGTCCTACTCGCGCCTGCCGCAGTACCAGTGGCCGGTGCAGATGCAAGACTGCCTCTTCCGCCTGCAGGCCTGCACCGACGCCTGCAACAAccagcgcgcgacgccctTTACCCAGCGCGGGCAGTGCTCGCAGGCGTGCGCAGACCAGATCGGCAGCTCCTGCGGCAAAGTCGAGCAGtacggcgcgacgtacgcggtGCAAAAGCCGGGCCAGACTCCTTCGTACCACATTGTGAgccaggccgaggcgcagagcgccggcgcacgcacccACGCGAacctcgcgctggtcgcCGTGGTCAGCGCGCTGGCCGCCCTGTGGGTCTCATAG
- the RAD50 gene encoding DNA repair protein rad50 (COG:L; EggNog:ENOG503NU28; BUSCO:EOG092606WZ), whose product MAELDKLAIRGVRSFDPKSINIIQFFKPLTVIVGHNGSGKTTIVECLKYAATGDLPPNTKGGAFVYDPMLAGTDTVKAQIRLRFRNTHGVRMSCVRNLQVSKKRGGGLTMKTLEGVLGVDDAEAESAHATISTRCAELDQEMSLLLGVSPAIIESVLFCHQEESNWPLSEPAALKKRFDDIFEVTRYTKALDSLKALRKQRLQDARVDDAELRTLQQEKERADATQRTIHTLAATLAEKVAELDALDAHVAKKTAENKALYDAALEFRDVIGQAEALEERLALYAENRDALAASTTLLDASESALETQLGTLPAQLEEKREKLDEMYATLAAEKEERAAAAAEHERLLQQHGEQLAARRALERTLGAAREDLVATAARYGFDAEAQDTLDDVYTLCDAVQTQLAAHVRAADAEDARRDREAHERDTELEQAWQQQRSALRDLQAQYAQQTQTLDRLQERIAACDREMEGGAPVVHSDRLAALREKQAALTSERTESSADTRRAQLADEIHALERRRDALSKSAMASNQTVEQRALLAQNEQMLQKDTAALDELLGTLAPDAERLLEALPPAALAARAASAVAEHETTAAKAAAAASERQRVHDRLAASLEMHAAHVADAQQACTALEQAQTPDLDEELKTAREEVQILQDSLAVLEHAAEFFERILTQGREKHVCIGCNRGIPDAIMPAFEQHVQASMQRSTPARIDGLRTDLQAWTEQLAQLQAADEQRTELATRRAALAAAEEKQARTTRELAEAASAMHEAARSAADARAHLDALQSLATRAARARDLQDARDRLQATVDAARADLQVSGAVPSSADLRTELESLSEQLKAAASEHESLVRSRDAARDVLANVERELHALEIAHAEAQQHDAQREAARRRRLEHLSDRDEADKALQALDRAIDEAAAPIADARKALDAFRAERQAESVHAREAAQQRHHDAARLADVHQRLEAAAADAPRGASVKGALADAAARRDRHAGAAEHCERQVQSLDRDLRDAQATETRLRDNLRYRRVLADMAGVERQLRSLDLDEAHAKHAEFTAQYDAARREENELSGAAAHLRGELRGIEAEKARREHELADYADVHARYVKQLVHIKVAAMANHDLETYSGALHQAILQFHAIKMEEVNQTIDYLWKKTYQGTDIDTILVRSDTDGKVNASGLRSYQYRVCMVKDNVELEMRGRCSAGQKVLACILVRLALADSFGANCGFLALDEPTTNLDRENVEALAASLVDLIAERQHQRNFQLVVITHDEDFLSRLSHTGA is encoded by the exons ATGGCGGAGCTCGACA AGCTCGCCatccgcggcgtgcggtcgTTTGATCCCAAGTCGATCAATATCATCCAGTTCTTTAAGCCGCTGACGGTGATTGTGGGGCACAATGGCAGCGGCAAGAcg ACCATCGTCGAGTGCCTCAAGTACGCGGCGACGGGCGACCTGCCGCCGAACACGAAAGGCGGCGCGTTTGTGTACGACCCCATG ctcgcgggcACCGACACGGTCAAGGCGCAGATCCGACTCCGCTTCCGCAACACacacggcgtgcgcatgagctgcgtgcgcaacCTGCAGGTGTCCAAGAagcggggcggcggcctgaCGATGaagacgctcgagggcgtgcttggcgtcgacgacgctgAGGCAGAGAGTGCGCACGCGACCatctcgacgcgctgcgcggagctcgaccaggagatgtcgctgctcctcggcgtgTCGCCCGCCATCATCGAGAGCGTGTTGTTCTGCCACCAGGAAGAGTCGAACTGGCCGCTGTCGGAGCCGGCTGCGCTCAAGAAGCGCTTCGACGATATCTTTGAGGTGACGCGCTATACCAAGGCCCTCGACTcgctcaaggcgctccggaagcagcgcctgcaggacgcacgcgtcgacgacgccgagctgcgtaCGCTCCAGCAGGAGAAGGAGCGTGCAGACGCAACGCAGCGCACGATCCACACGCTCgctgcgacgctcgccgaaaaggtcgcggagctcgacgcgctcgacgcacacGTCGCGAAAAAGACCGCAGAGAACAAGGCGCTGtacgacgccgcgctcgaaTTCCGCGACGTGATCGGCCAGGCCGAGGcactcgaggagcgcctcgcgctctaCGCCGAAaaccgcgacgcgctcgcagcgAGCACGAccctcctcgacgcgtccgaAAGCGccctcgagacgcagctcggcacgctccctgcccagctcgaggaaAAGCGCGAAAAACTCGACGAGATGTACGCGACACTTGCGGCAGAAaaggaggagcgcgcagcggcggccgccgagcacgagcgcctcctACAGCAacacggcgagcagctcgcggcacgccgcgcgctcgaacGGACGcttggcgctgcgcgcgaggaccTTGTGGCAACCGCCGCACGGTACGGCTTCGACGCAGAGGCACAGGATACCCTGGACGATGTATATACCCTatgcgacgcggtgcagacgcagctcgccgcgcacgtccgcgcGGCAGACGCCGaagacgcacgccgcgaccgcgaggcgcacgagcgcgacacggAGCTCGAACAGGCGtggcagcagcagcgcagcgcgctgcgtgaccTCCAGGCACAGTACGCACAGCAGACAcagacgctcgaccgcctccaggagcgcatcgcggcgTGCGACCGCGAGATggaaggcggcgcgcccgtcgTGCACTcggaccgcctcgcggcgctgcgggaaaagcaggcggcgctcacgagcgagcgcaccgaAAGCAGCGCAgacacgcggcgcgcacagctcgccgacgagatccacgcgctcgagcgccgccgcgacgccctcTCGAAAAGCGCCATGGCGTCGAATCAgacggtcgagcagcgcgcgctcctcgcgcagaaCGAGCAGATGCTCCAAAAGGACACGGCggccctcgacgagct actcggcacgctcgccccggacgccgagcggctgctcgaggcgctgcccccggcggcgctcgccgcgcgcgcagcgtcggcagtcgccgagcacgaaACCACGGCTGCcaaggcggccgcggccgcgtccgagcgccagcgcgtgcacgaccgcctcgccgcctcgctcgagatgcacgcggcgcacgtcgccgacgcgcagcaggcgtgCACTGCCCTCGAACAAGCACAGACGccggacctcgacgaggagctcaagACGGCGCGCGAAGAGGTGCAGATCCTGCAAGactcgctcgcggtgcttgagcacgccgccgagttCTTTGAGCGGATCCTTACGCAGGGCCGCGAGAAGCACGTGTGTATCGGCTGCAACCGCGGCATTCCGGACGCCATTATGCCTGCGTTTGAGCAGCATGTGCAGGCGTcgatgcagcgcagcacgccggcgcggaTCGACGGCCTGCGCACGGACCTCCAGGCGTGGACCGAGCAGCTTGCCCAGCTCCAAGCCGcggacgagcagcgcaccgagctcgcgacgcgccgcgcggcactcgcggccgccgaggagaAGCAGGCGCGCACCACCCgtgagctcgccgaggccgcgtcggccatgcacgaggcggcgcgctcggcagcggatgcgcgtgcgcacctcgatgcgctgcagtccctcgccacgcgcgccgcacgcgctcgcgacctgcaagacgcgcgcgaccgcctccAGGCGACtgtcgacgcggcgcgcgccgacttGCAGGtcagcggcgcggtgccgagcagtgccgacctgcgcacggagctcgagtcgctctcggagcagctcaaggccgccgcgtccgagcaCGAGAgcctcgtgcgcagccgcgacgcagcacgcgacgtgcttgccaatgtcgagcgcgagctgcacgcgctcgagatcgcgcacgccgaggcgcagcagcacgacgcccagcgcgaggcggcgcgccggcggcggctcgagcacctctcggaccgcgacgaggcggacaaggcgctccaggcgctcgaccgtgcGATtgacgaggccgcggcaccgattgccgacgcacgcaaAGCCCTCGACGCGTTCCGTGCGGAGCGGCAGGCGGAGAGTGTGCATgcacgcgaggcggcgcaacAGCGGCAccacgacgcagcgcgcctcgccgatgtgcaccagcgcctcgaggcggcggcggctgatgcgccgcgcggtgcgtcgGTAAAAGGTGCGcttgccgacgccgccgcgcgacgcgaccgccacgcgggcgccgccgagcactGCGAGCGGCAGGTGCagtcgctcgaccgcgacctgcgcgacgcccaGGCGACCGAGACGCGTCTGCGCGACAACCTGCGCTACCGACGCGTCCTGGCCGACATGGCTGgtgtcgagcggcagctgcgGTCGctggacctcgacgaggcgcatgCCAAGCACGCCGAGTTTACCGCGCAGTacgatgcggcgcggcgcgaggagaACGAGCTGagcggtgcggcggcgcacctgcgtggcgagctgcgcggcatcgaggccgagaaagcgcggcgcgagcacgagctcgccgactaTGCGGACGTGCATGCGCGCTACGTCAAGCAGCTTGTGCACATCAAGGTCGCTGCGATGGCCAACCACGATTTGGAGACGtacagcggcgcgctgcaccaggCCATCCTGCAGTTCCACGCGATCAAGATGGAGGAGGTGAACCAGACGATCGACTACCTGTGGAAGAAGACCTACCAAGGCACGGACATTGACACGATCCTTGTCCGCTCCGATACCGACGGCAAGGTCAACGCGAGTGGCCTGCGTTCGTACCAGTACCGCGTGTGCATGGTCAAGGACaacgtcgagctcgagatgCGCGGCCGGTGCAGTGCCGGGCAAAAAGTGCTGGCGTGCATCCTGGTGCgtcttgcgctcgccgactcCTTTGGCGCAAACTGCGGCTTTcttgcgctggacgagccCACGACCAACTTGGACCGCGAGAatgtcgaggcgctcgccgcgtcgctggtcgacctgatcgccgagcggcagcaCCAGCGCAACTTTCAGCTGGTGGTCATTACCCACGACGAAGACTTTCTCTCACGCCTCTCCCA TACTGGCGCGTga
- the AOS1 gene encoding E1 ubiquitin-activating enzyme (EggNog:ENOG503NZZ3; COG:O), protein MAGVTEDEAALYDRQIRLWGLEAQNRMRSAHVVLYGFSGLATEVAKNITLSGVGQLTIVDQGAVRAEDLGAGFFFREEDIGSPRIGEAPLQRVQLLNPLVTVKGATALDVPALRPDVLVACTGTRAELVALNDACRTVGAMFYAASTQGWGGFLFSDLGEAYEYVAERAVPGSKERRSVRYTQGFATLRDVLRVTWKTPAHGEIAGRPVRQFSARLWATWALWEWDARRAHGAEAADGPPALAAALERIARELLADKGVASELVFERQRVDPARFFAEFARVTYAHVVDHSLAALAPTSAVLGGLLAQDLLNALGHREEPMVNWMLLDTALGVAPIHAIGTAPAQEDAAGASRAAA, encoded by the exons ATGGCCGGCGTGACGGAAG acgaggccgcgctgTACGACCGGCAGATTCGGCTGTGGGGCCTCGAGGCACAGAAcaggatgcgctcggcgcacgtcgtctTGTACGGCTTCTCGGGCCTCGCGACCGAAGTCGCCAAAAATATCACCCTGAGCGGCGTCGGACAGTTGACGATCGTGGACCagggcgcggtgcgcgccgaggacctcggcgcgggcttCTTTTTTCGGGAGGAGGACATCGGCAGCccgcgcatcggcgaggcgccgctgcagcgcgtgcagctccTCAACCCGCTGGTGACGGTCAAGGGAGCaacggcgctcgacgtccctgcgctgcgcccggacgtcctcgtcgcgtgCACGGGGACGCGCGcagagctcgtcgcgctcaaCGACGCGTGCCGCACGGTCGGCGCCATGTTTTACGCGGCATCCACACAGGGATGGGGGGGCTTTCTCTTCTcggacctcggcgaggcgtacgagtacgtggccgagcgcgcggtccCGGGGTccaaggagcgccgcagcgtgcggtACACCCAGGGCTTTgccacgctgcgcgacgtgctgcgtgTGACGTGGAagacgccggcgcacggcgagaTCGCGGGGCGGCCCGTGCGCCAGTTTAGCGCGCGCCTCTGGGCGACGTGGGCGCTCTGGGAGTgggacgcgcgccgcgcgcacggcgccgaggccgccgacggGCCGCCGgcactcgccgccgcgctcgagcgcatcgcgcgcgagctgctcgccgacaaAGGCGTCGCGTCCGAGCTGGTCTttgagcgccagcgcgtgGATCCCGCGCGGTTCTTTGCCGAGTTTGCGCGCGTGACGtacgcgcacgtcgtcgatcatagcctcgcggcgcttgcgccgacgagtgcggtgctcggcgggctcctcgcgcaggacctGCTCAATGCGCTGGGGCACCGCGAGGAGCCGATGGTCAACTGGatgctgctcgacacggcgctgggcgtcgcgccgatcCACGCGATTggcaccgcgccggcgcaggaggacgcggcgggcgcgagccgcgcggcagcgtAA